A stretch of Chanodichthys erythropterus isolate Z2021 chromosome 20, ASM2448905v1, whole genome shotgun sequence DNA encodes these proteins:
- the edn3b gene encoding endothelin-3b, translating to MAKLFADALLLTVSLLNIFTVGASLSRTGDLHSSPVFCDDPNSVLHQQTEAELISASHTHTRSKRCTCYSFKDRECVYYCHLGIIWINTPQRTVPYGMSSYRSPQRLRRSSGTEGLLLHRCTCADHNDAQCYNFCDTRTQNVPDRRLRGRS from the exons ATGGCAAAACTGTTTGCGGATGCCCTTTTGTTAACTGTGAGCTTGTTAAACATTTTCACCGTGG GTGCATCATTGTCCCGGACAGGAGACCTGCACTCATCTCCAGTCTTCTGTGATGATCCGAACAGTGTTTTACATCAGCAGACAGAAGCAGAGCTCATTTCAGCATCACACACCCACACAAGATCCAAGCGCTGCACTTGCTACTCTTTTAAGGACAGGGAATGTGTTTATTACTGTCACTTGGgcatcatctggatcaacaccCCACA GCGCACAGTTCCGTATGGCATGTCAAGTTACCGCAGCCCTCAGCGATTGAGACGCTCCAGTGGGACAGAAGGGCTGCTGCTTCACCGCTGCACATGTGCAGACCACAATGATGCTCAGTGCTACAACTTCTGTGATACAAG AACACAGAATGTGCCTGACAGAAGACTGAGAGGACGTTCGTAA